A region of the Cottoperca gobio chromosome 22, fCotGob3.1, whole genome shotgun sequence genome:
ttttagtCAATGGAGTTCTGACTGCAAAAAAGGTGAATAATTGTACATTTAAGATTCAAGCCAGTTGAGGTCCTCTACTGTGCTTGCATGGAGAATGACTCCCTCAGGTGGCCACAAAGGGGACAAGCAGATCTATATCTGAAGCCAAATCAAACCAATTAACTTGCTTTAAATCcagaggcagagaagagaggggatGCACTGGAGAGTTGTTGTTGTCGTCTCAAGGAACCAGCGCACTCTGAGGGAACAGTATCGTATTCATGTAAAATCCCAAACTTAACTTGGTTTGACTTTTGGACACAGAATTACTCAAAACTTGCAATCAAGCCTTATAAATAATGAACATGATGGATTTAACTCCTGTGGCATATTATagaaaaaaacgtttttgttgATGTGTAACTCAAAATAAATTACACGACATGTCAGACATTGCaggaactttacaaaataagcTTTTTCTAAATATGTGATAGAGTTTGAAGTTGAGGGAGTGCATTTAATCGGGCCCCTCCACTGTCAATCATTCAGCTACTTTCCCAGCCAATTATCTGTGAGGCCACAGCTGCTTTGGACTTTATCTGTGAACTGTTTACAAATGTCCTATCACACACATTCTGCGGTGCCTGTGGAGGAAcatgaaatgtttctgtaagaCCACCAGTGTTCAAAGCTCCTGCAAGTCTTTGCAAGCTGGCTATACTTCTCCACTTCTGTCTGGAAACACCTCTGCAGGTAGGCCGTCCAGATTTTGAAATGCAGGGCTATTGTTGAACccataataattgttttttttttcgcAGGggttatatttatttctgataTAGGCAAGTTTTTGACAAAAAAGCTGAATATATCTTTGGTTTAGGCAATTGTGATTTTCGATGTTGCTTccatatatagatattttttaTAGACCATTAATTCAAGATATATCTGGATtagtttaaaacaattatttgcgTGTTTATGgcttcaaatgtgttttttcggGAGGGTTTTTGCGATTAGCAAGTATTTCGTCAATATAAAGGaatcaagctttttttttttttttttatacatttgtgaTTAATCAGAATTATTCAAATTGGATGTTCTCTTATCGCAGTCTCTCAGGAATTAAGTAGCCTGCAAACTGGATATAATGGATAATGACTTTATGgtgatatattattaaattaacatTTCTGCTTTACTGCTGAAACTAACTTTTTACTTCTAATTCCACTGTTTCAGTTCTGAAATACAGTATTGTTTAGAACATATCTACAGTCACTTATTAGCTATTTTGTGAAATGATGTCTCTTCTTAATCCCTCTTGTTTCTCCAGTATAGCCCACCAACCAGTCCATGTAAAGGATGATAGGAGAAAAGCTGTTGTTGCCCATGATACTGATGTCTGTGCTGAGTTTACTGACACTACAGACATCGTATGGACAGCAGTTGGCAGAGGAGTCCTGCACTTTTCAGATCCTTGTCCCTGGACTCAAAGGCATGCCGTTCTACATACTTCCCTACACACACCATGCATAAAAAAATTTAAAATCTGCcttcatattttcttcttcttcttcttcttcttcttcttattattattcttcttattattattattattattattattattattattattattattattattattatttcttcttctccaaaAGGAGAACCAGGAGAGAAAGGACAAAAAGGAGCACCGGGGAGACCGGGAAGACTTGGTCCATCTGGAGGGATTGGTATATTGTTTCTTCTCAATGCCGGGGAAAACGTTAACCATGCACCCAAACTTACGCAGCTCCTCGTTTATTTTTAACACTGACGCTAagctgaaacaaaaaaaaagaactggGGTAAAGATCACATTGCTTGGGCGGATAATGTGCTGTTACATCACTACCAGGCCATCCAGAGATGGCCAAGTGTTTACATTTGGGTGATAGGTTGGAGGAGAAGTGATTTGCTGTGGACAAGTGTTTACTGAAGACCTTAATGAGGAGTGGAGGGTGCTCAACTACTTTAGAGATTACACAGActcagtgttttaattaatgtacaGAATATGCAGAATttcagttattatttttattcacatttataGTCTTTTAAGGTGAAGAAATTGGAGACGTATGGCTTTTTAAATAGATTGCATAGTAACTAAATATTCCTGTCATACTCACACTTTTCAGGTCAAATTGGGCTTAAAGGTCAGAAAGGCATAATGGGACATTATGGAAAAGTGGGCCCGAGTGGAATGAAAGGTAATgagaaaatgcagaaatgtaCTTCTCATTTAATTGTTTAGGATTGAATTAAGTTTTTGTGAATAATTTCATTTCATATCTCAGGGGTAAAGGGAGACATGGGGGATCCAGGTCCAACGGGCCCTAATGGAGATCCAGGTGAGATATTATACCGTGTTATTCAGTTTGCAAAACCGATTATTGCTGGATTAAACAGACACATTTGGTGAAATTTGAGAAATAATTAAGACTACCGTGCAGTAATCCCCCACATTTTTGCCTTATCAGGTGTTCCATGTGAGTGCACACCAATGAGAAAGATGATTGGAGAAATGGACATTCTTGTGGCACAGCTCTCCTCTGAACTGAAATTCATTAAAAATGGTATGATCTtagcattcttcttcttcttcttcttcttcttcttcttcttcttcttcttcttcttcttcttcttcttcaaaaaaaaaaaaaaaagcacttatAAAACACAGTTCTTGGATCCATGCTATTGCTTCACTTAGAACTGAAAATGCTGGGCATGTCTATGTGAAATGTATAGAAATACAAGTGCTCATTTTTCAGCACTGCCCTCCCCTGCAGCTGTTGCCGGcataaaagagacagacagtaaggtCTATCTGTtggtgaaggaggagaagcGCTACTCCGACGCTGAGGTCTACTGTCAGACAAGGGGAGGGCACCTGGCTATGCCCAAGGATGAGGGAGCCAACACGGCTATCGCAGAGTACATAACAGAAGCCGGCCTCACCAGAGTCTACATCGGCATTAATGACCTGCATCGTGAGGGTGTCTTCACCTACGTGGATCTCTCTGCCATGACTACGTTCAGCAAATGGAGAAAGGGAGAGCCCAACAACGCTTACGATGATGAGGACTGTGCTGAGATGGTGGCCTCTGGGGAGTGGACTGATGTGGCGTGCCTCCCTACCATGTTTTTCGTTTGTGAATTTGACAAGGACAGTCTCTGAGTTCAGTTGACGTTAAAGAGACCACTATAAATGGAACAAAAGTTAAGTAGAAAAGTGTAAATAGAAAGACAAGTTGACATCCAAGTTGTGCAAACTAgtatattttctgcttttccttATAAGCCTGTaagctatttattttcttaactcACAAAACATCCAGagtttttgtttctctgtgagAATTTTTCTTATTCTAAGTACACTCTCAATCTCATACTCTGTGATTCATTAGTGTTTCTAACAGCATGCCAGGCAATGTGTTGAGTTTTTATGTTATGCAAACTATCTACCGAGCAATATTTGCAACAGGGCCATcaacaaacaagacaaataaGCAAATGTAGAAGGCTGCAGTGTGcatgaaatatgaaattaaaGAAAGATTTTCAAGTGGCGTGTTTTTAATCATAACAATTGAATACAATATGCCTcctatattcatattcatatcatAAGTTATGTGGCCGTTGTTGGGAAATAAATATCCACTgataattttaaaaaaggaagagCGTGTCTGTGCATTATTTTCTGCCCCTGAGCTGATTACATTTATCTAGTGAGGCAGCTGAAACACATCCAGCATCCATGAGACAGCCTCCACCCAGTGGATGAAAAATTGTACTGCATTGTGACAATTTTTTCACTCTGAGATGTAAAGTtagtcaaattattattataaaacgaTGGCTcagttctattcaagtgtcccagtaagacACGCCAGTGTGCCAGTGAGCGAGTATACACAATAACAGGACCTGAAAACAGAAGCAAAAAATTCAGCCATCGTTAATTTTAATAaatttacacatgtgcttttcctacactaaaatatattttgtaaaaacaggttttttttcctgtttaaaAGATGtataaacatactgtatctttCTTACGCTAAAAATGAACTTGTATGTTATTTGTTATGGCAAATTTATTTGGATTATTTGTTGGAGATCTttctatattaatatttctttgGGAAGAATTTTGAAATCTATTTTAagcaataaattaaatatgaggATGTGGACTAAACAGACGATACTGAGTTTAATTAACACTGACAGTTTGGCAGTGacatgtatattatttaaaaataatgtattctgTAAACACAagagtttaaaataataattaattaactaCACTTGGTAACAATATGACAGCACAGTGTTTGCTGAATGAGAAAACACTGTGTGATTAATAGAAGTTGTCTTACAGCCCTTGCTGCTATTGTTTTTTTAGGATGGGCATCCCAGCTGAGATGATATCCTATTGAGTCTCTCTAAGAAGAGGAATTTGAATATGCATAATATAGTTCTCTTAATAAAGCACAGCACCAAGTCCCTCAAGAAATGCATGATTAATGCTGAGATGAATTACGCATTTAATTGACCAGGAGTTGTCTGGCATAAACCAATTAGGTGCCATTGTTGGTGCAATCTCTGGTTACCTTTGTGGTAAACAATTTGGACAGCTCTGTCTAACAGTGGACAGGCGGATAATCTGTGGTGAAAAAATGGCCTGCAAATGGGAGATATGGCTACAGTgcatgaaaatgagaataaacaCACCCTGCATCTGGTGTTATATCCACTATTATAGCCACCatggaaatatattttcatactATAGTAGTGAGGTGTTAGCTTGTGCGTGTAACACAtggattacatttaaattgaacttgTTTTCCAGTTAACAGAATCAAGTAAACAATTGGAAAGGCAAACAAGTGAAGCAACAGTAGTGCTGTCAACAAGTCACCTTTTAGTTTTTGGTAAATGCGTAAAGAAAAAAGAGGTAAAGGGGGGGAAAGTTATGCAAACTGAATAAGCGTTGTCGGTCCATGTTGGTGTGCATCAATGGCTCTTGTCAATATCCCCGACCACATATAGGTGGACAGCCTCctgaacatatacagtacaaagTAGCTTGGagacaaattaaacaaatggtGACGTTTAAAATccaataagataaaaaaaaaggagttgTGGGTGTAAACATGAGCCAATATTGGATTCCAACTGGAGGTCCCTCactgtgtttaaatgtaagATGTAGTAGGGCAGTAGTTTGcttaatatgtttataatatatggTATTAGGCGTGTTGCTGCACATTTGCACTGTGTTGTACGTCCCCAAATGGTcaaaataatctaatttatataattattttaaacacaaCAGAGCTGAAGTAGATGTGATCCGAATGAGAAATAACAGATACATTTCCCCCTGCTGGTTGCCTTGGAAACACTTGAGTTTTGGAATCAAACACGTTAGCTTCACACTGAAGGAGAAACTAGGCGGTGGATTGGTTTCTTGATGCTACACCTCTCAAGTGGAAGAATTGGTTTCCATATCAGATGCTATCTCCAGTTACGTCTCAGGAGGCTCAACACGCCTGCCAGTGACACATGTACTTTTGTCACCAAGCGGCATTATTGTTGGTTTGTTTAAACTGCCTCTGTTAGCAAACTAACGTGAAGCATGCCGGACACAGCGTTGAGAGGTGACCCGCCGCCGACCAAAACTGTAATTGTCTACAAGAACGGAGACGCTTTCTTTCCCGGAAGAAAAATAGTTGTGAACCCGCGACATTTGTCAACCTTTGACAATTTTTTGACCTCCTTGACCAGAGGGGTCGAGGCTCCTCACGCCGTGAGGAAGCTGTACACTCCCAGAGAGGGCCACAGAGTTCAGCATTTGGACGACTTGAAGCATGGGAGTGTGTATGTTGCAGCTGGAAATGAGCAGTTCAAAAAGCTGGAGTAGGTACCATgctgaaaagtgtgtgtgtgtgtgagtgtgtgtgtgagtgtgtggtgggggggttAGCCTATAGCAGGGAGGTTACTGTAACCGAGGACCGTTTCCATCCGGGGCCCGAAGAGGGGGAATTATTTTATGGCAGTAAGCTAGCGACTGTAACGTTTCCGTAatgatttcttcttttgttgGGGGAGCGTTTTACTGTTAACAGCACTTAAAAcatttctccatttttcaatAGCCTACACACGCATATATTTCTTCAGTGAAGTCTAAACTCGGGTTTGCAGTCTACTGTTGCGGTTTAATGTGCTGGTATTCTTATAGTCTTGTTAGCATGTTTGTTGTTGGTACTTTTTAATTTAACCTTCAGCTGTAAACCcagtattttatattaattagtattatCAGGTCTAGAGAGGTCTTCCAGCTATCTTTATAGACCATCTAGCTGTGTAGGTGTCACATGTAGCACCTGAAGCCTGGGTTTGAGTAATTAACATGATATTTTAATGCCCTCCAGCTATTGTGAGATAACAACCAAGAAACCACAGAGTAAGAAAAAAGAACAGGTAAGACACACTTTGAGTGTTTGATCAGCTGTACTGAAACTTACTAAGTCCAGCCTTTATTTCAGGTGCTATATTATGTGTATACCATGATAAGGAGCTTTCTTTAGTGGGAGGTTGCTGAAGCATAAACACAGGCATCTAAAAGTGGTCTGAATGGCAATAATTGGAACCAAACCGTGATCATAAGCACAAAAGTCATGTTATCACACATAATGTTAGAGTTTGAGTCAGACACATAAAAATGCCTATTCCTTATTCACCACTGGGCCATTTTCTGACCgctagtttttaaatgttcagatCCGACCTGTTGTTCACAGCAGATTGGTGGTTTCTGCACGCTGGAAGAGAACTACAGATGAGTCTTGCacaataaagtgagtattgatTTTAAGCCAGATGGATACGAAGTCAACCAAAAAAGGAGATTGTCCTTTGCTGTGTCATGTAGTATGTAGAGAATgtctgttaaataaataataataataataataataataaatgttgtttttttttcccagtttccttttttttttagcaatcaAATGGTTATTTctttatgtctttgtgtttttgttgtgtttcataGTGTATTTACCAACGGAGAGGTCTTGGTTGGTCCAGCTCGAATACGGATCCCAAAGTATACTCTTAGAAGCTGGGAAAATGTTTTAGCCATGGTGACAGAGAAAGTGCGTCTTCGCACTGGTGCTGTGTACAGGTGATGTCCATCAATTATATTATGAACCCGTATAGTTTTAAATGAGCCATTTGCCAGTGAGGGCAAGCAAATGTACAACctgtatttctttctgtttttcagaAAATAGGATCCAACTCTAAAGAAtacatgttttttgtatttttggtttgATTCTCTGTAGACTATCAGCTGCTCAAAAATAGATTGGGTAAATATGATAAGTGGAGGCTTTCCAGTTAGTTTAAATGCAGCAACATTTAGCTGAGTGGAAGGATTTTTCTAATTAATTAGTGATTAGGACCATGTCTGGTTGTGATGTGCTCTCAGGAGTTAATCCAAAACTGCTTGTTAAGATTTTTAATAATATGCTAATATTACGTTTAACCACTCAAACAATGTTTGAGGCATCTGAGTCTCATTTAATACCCAAAACACTTGATATTTATAGGAATAGTTGAATTCTTTATTTGAGTTCTCAGGCTTTGCACATTAGATGGACGTCCTGTCTGCGGTCCCACTGAACTGGAGAACAACCAGTACTATGTCGCAGTTGGTACAGAGAAGTTTAAAGCTGTCCCATATGGTCACTGTGACCGTTTCAGGGATTTAATAAGGGAAAACAACGTGACCGAAGGGTATGACACCTAAGATCTTTGTTacatgaaattatttttatctacatagtttaaaaaaaacatgcaaaccatattttgaaaaaataagtgttttaattttggtatcccttttttctctcttagcCAAGACACCCTGCCTGCTATTAGAAAGACAGGACTTCCAAAGCGTGTGGTGAGTACTATTGCGTCAGAGTTGGATGCAGTTTGCCATCTGGTTGAGCACTTTCTCCCGACATGCTCAATTGTATTGCTGTAACACCTTTTAGTAGTATCACAGTTGAAAAGCGTATCTTTGCACACACAGCATTTCAATTAACATTTCCCATGTGCAGAGACTTGTTGTGGGGGTGCAATTCGTTATGAAACAGCGCTATCATCAATCACTGTCTGCGGGAGGCATTGAGTTACCTTTGCTTTTCACTTTGATGGGTAATCCCCACAGAGAAAGGCTGGCCCACTTGATCAAGTGCAGTGAGCCTCATAGACAGATCATATGCACCAGGGGGACTTCACtgactgaaaaaaataaaaataaaaatctcttaTTCAAACCAGAACCGGGACAATTTGTATTGTGATTAAGTAGACAGTGAAGTGCTTTGAATCCATATGAGGATTGCGCTGCTGTGGGCCCGAGATGAACACCAAATCACAGGGTAAAGATGAGAACATGCCCACTCAGCAAGTTGAGgtggagatggggggggggctgtggaGGGGGGCCTGTGAGAGATGTGTCTGACATCTGATTTTTCTAACCATGAAATATGACAATGCTGTGGCAGATGCCAATTTTTTTACAGATGGAGAAAAATGTCCTGTGCCTTGTCTCTAGCTGTATCTGCGGTAGACTACCTTTTTATATTCAGAGATACGGTGGATATCAGTAAACTGTTAGAATATgttaagaaaatatttaaaatctaCCACTCTGTTATGAAACTTTGCTTAACTGAGGTTCAGTCTTTAGGAACATTTCAATCAACACGGTTAAGACTATAGCCTTTGCTATTTCCCACAGCGCCATGaggtggagacagagacagagctaTGACTGTTTTGCATTCACCAGCTCGTTGTAGTATTAAGTATTCAATGGACATGAAGCTGCCGCATTTTACTCCCTTTGCCTCCATGTCTGAACTCATGAATTTATAAACATGATTTGACCAGTTTAAGAAGGACCCTTTTAAAAGGGGAAATATACATGTGACAAAAATTGCCTGCTCTGTCTTGATCTGTCAGCTGTTTATCTTACTGATTACACATACATTTATAGGGTCATGTCTGTCATTAATTTCAGtttgacctcacaaaacaacaGCAGTCTGGTTGGAAATGCCTGTAAAAA
Encoded here:
- the dcdc2c gene encoding doublecortin domain-containing protein 2 isoform X8, which codes for MPDTALRGDPPPTKTVIVYKNGDAFFPGRKIVVNPRHLSTFDNFLTSLTRGVEAPHAVRKLYTPREGHRVQHLDDLKHGSVYVAAGNEQFKKLDYCEITTKKPQSKKKEQIRPVVHSRLVVSARWKRTTDESCTINVFTNGEVLVGPARIRIPKYTLRSWENVLAMVTEKVRLRTGAVYRLCTLDGRPVCGPTELENNQYYVAVGTEKFKAVPYGHCDRFRDLIRENNVTEGQDTLPAIRKTGLPKRVFAHTGFREDLEHTARGQMKKQAKPERSKQRRQVSRNPVLFSTGEGSVFNAQNKRSEMAGAAEVQEERQLKVDLPIDQVEAKTVDEEYKDGSCSASPCKASLHDSDSLCLPRSPSAASRKNRVYQRRPSRQGVTGTVCSAASGDTGLKTPEEK
- the dcdc2c gene encoding doublecortin domain-containing protein 2 isoform X2, which codes for MPDTALRGDPPPTKTVIVYKNGDAFFPGRKIVVNPRHLSTFDNFLTSLTRGVEAPHAVRKLYTPREGHRVQHLDDLKHGSVYVAAGNEQFKKLDYCEITTKKPQSKKKEQIRPVVHSRLVVSARWKRTTDESCTINVFTNGEVLVGPARIRIPKYTLRSWENVLAMVTEKVRLRTGAVYRLCTLDGRPVCGPTELENNQYYVAVGTEKFKAVPYGHCDRFRDLIRENNVTEGQDTLPAIRKTGLPKRVFAHTGFREDLEHTARGQMKKQAKPERSKQRRQVSRNPVLFSTGEGSVFNAQNKRSEMAGAAEVQEERQLKVDLPIDQVEAKTVDEEYKDGSCSASPCKASLHDSDSLCLPRSPSAASRKNRVYQRRPSRQGVTGTVCSAASGDTGLKTPEVLRNDVDEVEDMRSPPEREQMSHASCTTLRDVCVCVFCAVTGSVSWLKGKAGP
- the colec11 gene encoding collectin-11, with the protein product MIGEKLLLPMILMSVLSLLTLQTSYGQQLAEESCTFQILVPGLKGEPGEKGQKGAPGRPGRLGPSGGIGQIGLKGQKGIMGHYGKVGPSGMKGVKGDMGDPGPTGPNGDPGVPCECTPMRKMIGEMDILVAQLSSELKFIKNAVAGIKETDSKVYLLVKEEKRYSDAEVYCQTRGGHLAMPKDEGANTAIAEYITEAGLTRVYIGINDLHREGVFTYVDLSAMTTFSKWRKGEPNNAYDDEDCAEMVASGEWTDVACLPTMFFVCEFDKDSL
- the dcdc2c gene encoding doublecortin domain-containing protein 2 isoform X5, with protein sequence MPDTALRGDPPPTKTVIVYKNGDAFFPGRKIVVNPRHLSTFDNFLTSLTRGVEAPHAVRKLYTPREGHRVQHLDDLKHGSVYVAAGNEQFKKLDYCEITTKKPQSKKKEQIRPVVHSRLVVSARWKRTTDESCTINVFTNGEVLVGPARIRIPKYTLRSWENVLAMVTEKVRLRTGAVYRLCTLDGRPVCGPTELENNQYYVAVGTEKFKAVPYGHCDRFRDLIRENNVTEGQDTLPAIRKTGLPKRVFAHTGFREDLEHTARGQMKKQAKPERSKQRRQVSRNPVLFSTGEGSVFNAQNKRSEMAGAAEVQEERQLKVDLPIDQVEAKTVDEEYKDGSCSASPCKASLHDSDSLCLPRSPSAASRKNRVYQRRPSRQGVTGTVCSAASGDTGLKTPEEARKREVCSRLGRIRSRVSRFFKGKMKH
- the dcdc2c gene encoding doublecortin domain-containing protein 2 isoform X3, producing MPDTALRGDPPPTKTVIVYKNGDAFFPGRKIVVNPRHLSTFDNFLTSLTRGVEAPHAVRKLYTPREGHRVQHLDDLKHGSVYVAAGNEQFKKLDRLVVSARWKRTTDESCTINVFTNGEVLVGPARIRIPKYTLRSWENVLAMVTEKVRLRTGAVYRLCTLDGRPVCGPTELENNQYYVAVGTEKFKAVPYGHCDRFRDLIRENNVTEGQDTLPAIRKTGLPKRVFAHTGFREDLEHTARGQMKKQAKPERSKQRRQVSRNPVLFSTGEGSVFNAQNKRSEMAGAAEVQEERQLKVDLPIDQVEAKTVDEEYKDGSCSASPCKASLHDSDSLCLPRSPSAASRKNRVYQRRPSRQGVTGTVCSAASGDTGLKTPEIRACLRWGKLAPGPPNKLQARGHSRESGMDGEGRGLLWICVPRCSETMWMRSRT
- the dcdc2c gene encoding doublecortin domain-containing protein 2 isoform X6, whose product is MPDTALRGDPPPTKTVIVYKNGDAFFPGRKIVVNPRHLSTFDNFLTSLTRGVEAPHAVRKLYTPREGHRVQHLDDLKHGSVYVAAGNEQFKKLDYCEITTKKPQSKKKEQIRPVVHSRLVVSARWKRTTDESCTINVFTNGEVLVGPARIRIPKYTLRSWENVLAMVTEKVRLRTGAVYRLCTLDGRPVCGPTELENNQYYVAVGTEKFKAVPYGHCDRFRDLIRENNVTEGQDTLPAIRKTGLPKRVFAHTGFREDLEHTARGQMKKQAKPERSKQRRQVSRNPVLFSTGEGSVFNAQNKRSEMAGAAEVQEERQLKVDLPIDQVEAKTVDEEYKDGSCSASPCKASLHDSDSLCLPRSPSAASRKNRVYQRRPSRQGVTGTVCSAASGDTGLKTPETIINFAPYIHKSCQQTRNNDAAGKMKH
- the dcdc2c gene encoding doublecortin domain-containing protein 2 isoform X4, producing the protein MPDTALRGDPPPTKTVIVYKNGDAFFPGRKIVVNPRHLSTFDNFLTSLTRGVEAPHAVRKLYTPREGHRVQHLDDLKHGSVYVAAGNEQFKKLDYCEITTKKPQSKKKEQIRPVVHSRLVVSARWKRTTDESCTINVFTNGEVLVGPARIRIPKYTLRSWENVLAMVTEKVRLRTGAVYRLCTLDGRPVCGPTELENNQYYVAVGTEKFKAVPYGHCDRFRDLIRENNVTEGQDTLPAIRKTGLPKRVFAHTGFREDLEHTARGQMKKQAKPERSKQRRQVSRNPVLFSTGEGSVFNAQNKRSEMAGAAEVQEERQLKVDLPIDQVEAKTVDEEYKDGSCSASPCKASLHDSDSLCLPRSPSAASRKNRVYQRRPSRQGVTGTVCSAASGDTGLKTPEEARKREVCSRLGRIRSRVSRFFKGAQKRCG
- the dcdc2c gene encoding doublecortin domain-containing protein 2 isoform X7 codes for the protein MPDTALRGDPPPTKTVIVYKNGDAFFPGRKIVVNPRHLSTFDNFLTSLTRGVEAPHAVRKLYTPREGHRVQHLDDLKHGSVYVAAGNEQFKKLDYCEITTKKPQSKKKEQIRPVVHSRLVVSARWKRTTDESCTINVFTNGEVLVGPARIRIPKYTLRSWENVLAMVTEKVRLRTGAVYRLCTLDGRPVCGPTELENNQYYVAVGTEKFKAVPYGHCDRFRDLIRENNVTEGQDTLPAIRKTGLPKRVFAHTGFREDLEHTARGQMKKQAKPERSKQRRQVSRNPVLFSTGEGSVFNAQNKRSEMAGAAEVQEERQLKVDLPIDQVEAKTVDEEYKDGSCSASPCKASLHDSDSLCLPRSPSAASRKNRVYQRRPSRQGVTGTVCSAASGDTGLKTPEHAWS
- the dcdc2c gene encoding doublecortin domain-containing protein 2 isoform X1 — protein: MPDTALRGDPPPTKTVIVYKNGDAFFPGRKIVVNPRHLSTFDNFLTSLTRGVEAPHAVRKLYTPREGHRVQHLDDLKHGSVYVAAGNEQFKKLDYCEITTKKPQSKKKEQIRPVVHSRLVVSARWKRTTDESCTINVFTNGEVLVGPARIRIPKYTLRSWENVLAMVTEKVRLRTGAVYRLCTLDGRPVCGPTELENNQYYVAVGTEKFKAVPYGHCDRFRDLIRENNVTEGQDTLPAIRKTGLPKRVFAHTGFREDLEHTARGQMKKQAKPERSKQRRQVSRNPVLFSTGEGSVFNAQNKRSEMAGAAEVQEERQLKVDLPIDQVEAKTVDEEYKDGSCSASPCKASLHDSDSLCLPRSPSAASRKNRVYQRRPSRQGVTGTVCSAASGDTGLKTPEIRACLRWGKLAPGPPNKLQARGHSRESGMDGEGRGLLWICVPRCSETMWMRSRT